DNA from Desertibacillus haloalkaliphilus:
GTAGTAATAGGCGGGGTAGACCGTTAGTCCGTTAGCTAATGACTTACCAGAACGAGCGGACTGTAGGACTGCCATGATGCTTGGAAAGAATAAAATCATAGGTAATAATGCACCAATGATAGCATTGGCTAACAAAGCTAAGTGTTTGCGCCAATTCAACCAATTCTGATTAAGCCATTGATAGCCCAACCAAAAGACAATAGCACCGATGGCCATCATAAAGGCAAAATAAAAATTATTCCATAACGTCCACGCAACTAATACAGTGAACCAGCCATAGCGGTGTTTGCGCAATGCGCGATGCAACGTCAAAATCAGCAATGGGAAAATAATTAATGGGTTTAAAAAGAACGGATG
Protein-coding regions in this window:
- a CDS encoding YfhO family protein; the protein is HPFFLNPLIIFPLLILTLHRALRKHRYGWFTVLVAWTLWNNFYFAFMMAIGAIVFWLGYQWLNQNWLNWRKHLALLANAIIGALLPMILFFPSIMAVLQSARSGKSLANGLTVYPAYYY